ATTGGTACTTTTAACCGAATAAACGATCCCTCTCTCAGTAACACTGGCACCACCGTCTGCTGTTACTTCACCACCTAAGGTGGCAGAATTTGCCAATACATCTGCAGCTGTAGCAGTTGTTACATTCGGAGCGGTATTGGCGCCTATGGTCACAACTACATTTCCCGTCATAGTCGACGCACAAGTTGTAGGATAGACTCTCCATGCATTTACTTCCAGTGTGGCATTTGCAGTTAAAGCCGCAGAGGTCAATACCAAATCACTTCCAGTCCCTAATCCAGCTGCTCCAGAGTTCGATGATAGATTAATATTCATCAGCTGATAGATCGTGAATGATTCCGCAGAACTGATGGTTACATCTACTGTCGAACCGGAAGTAACTGTGATAGTAGCCGGGCTGATAGTCAAGGTATTAGTTGGGGTACTACACTCTACCTCCTTGGTATTTGATACCGGTGAATTACAGGTTCCTGTTTGTACAATCGAAAGAATCGCTCCAGCATACAAATAATGAGCATCTCCCGAATAAGAACTCAAACCAGAAAAGGTGCCTGTTGATGTGGTAATTTCATTTCCTGAATTATCAGTCAAAGGTGATCCATCTACATATAAAACCACCGTACCGGATGTTCCAGTTACAGAAAATGAGGTAGTCCCTTCAGTAATAGAGGCTGGCCACCCGATAGTCAATGCAGAAGGCGAAGAATTGATCGTGACACCTGCGGATGCCGAACTCACCGTTTCACAATTGTCTGAATTGGTAGCAGTAGCTGTAATTGTCCCTGATGAAATATTAAGACCACTTAGATTCCATGTACCGAATTGATTGACTGTTGTAGTTCCAACAGAGCTACCATTCACCAACACATCTATCAATGTTCCTTCTTCTTCGGATGAAGTTCCAGAGATTGTTTCTACCGGGCTACAATAGGTTCCATCAACTACCGGAGCGGTAGACGCTGTCCCTCCGGTAACACTTCCTAATACTGGCAAAGACATACATTTGCCCGTCTGATAAAACACTGCTGCCAACCCACTGCAGGTATAATCAGAAACAATCGCTGTTCCTAAATCCACAGTCCAAGCTCCGCCTGCAGTCGCAGTACCGCTACCTAAATACCCAGTAATATTGGGTGAAGAGTTCGCATCTAATCCACTGTAAGAATACAAATGAACAGTTCCATTTGCATCCAAATCAGCTGGAGAGTTTCCTGTAATAGTTGAAGCAGATATACTAGGACTTGTTATAGTTCCTCCTGTTGTTGCCACTTCATTAGCACAACCATTACTTCTCACACATAAATAAGAATAATCCGACCAACAACTGTTGGCATCTTTTCTAATTCTGACAGCCGCGGATTGACATTTTTCAAAATTCGTCGAAGCGGTAAAACTGTAACTTCCATCTGTAGAGGTATATGAGAATGTTCCCGAAATTGCAGTTCCAAGGCTTCCAGATGTGAAATCATAGACTTCAATAATCGGTGTGGCTGTCAAGCCTGCATCTGTTGTCCCGGTAATAATTTTTTGCCCTCCTGAATCAAAAGTAGAAATATTAAGTCTACCTGAAGTACAAGCACTTACTACCTCAACAGAATTACAGTCAGAATTAGAAACGCTAAGACCTGCATCTATAGCCTCTGCTGTAGCAGTAACAACATCACCTGCAACGACCGAACTCAAAGTAGCAGTGTATGTTCCATCTGTACTACTAGCAGTTACCGTTTGATTCAATGAACCATTTATATAAACTCGAATAGTGGCTCCCAATGGACCTACACCTGAAACCGCCACACTAGTTCCAGCCTGAATTTCAGTCGTCAGACTAGGACATGCAGATGGCAAACCTCCACCGGCAATGTCATCCACTGAGGTCGGAGTCTGCTTTTCTATTATCTCCTCCAGTGCGCAAAATAGGCATGAATTGCTGCTATCATCAAAACCTCCAATATCCGAAACTGAGCCCTGAAACGTACAGGTATTAGAAGTATTGGTAGTAGCTGCAAACCTAAGCCCAGTTGAGCTAGTGATACCTCCAGCCGTGTAAAGGTCAGCTAATGGGACATAAAAATCATAGAAGTAATCCAAGTCGCTTCCAGATTCGATTCCGGAGATAGACTTTTGATGATTGGTAGAGAGACTGTATGAAAATTCTTCTGCGTCACAAGCACCATCTGAAGAAGAGGCGTCAAAATCCAGAATCGCAACTTCATGCTTAGACCTTAATACCACCCCCAGCTCAAAACCAGGGTTAGCTCCTGCCTGATAAGACCCTGCATCCTCTGTTCCGATCAAGCCATCTGTATCTATGAGGACAGTATATCCCTTTGCATTGGGACGAAAATCAGCTAAGCGAAATCTAAATATTAAGTTCGTGCCGTCATTTCGCAAATAGGTAGCATAGCCATCTGGGTCAACAGAGAAATCAGTAAAACCTTCGTCAGGGCCACTTCTTACATCAGACAGTTTTTCACCTGCCCCTACCGTTGGGAACCGCGTCCATTCAGAGGCATTTTCAAACTCATCAGTATCATCCCCATCTTCGGAAAATCCAATAATATCTTGGGAAATTAATCCATCCTGATTGGGATCCAAAATTGTACCTGTAGCAGGTTCAATGATCAAACCCTTTGTTTGAGCGAATCCTAAAGAAGCGCTCGTAACAATAGTTAAAATGATTATCAGTCTCAAAAAAAGGGAATAACAATCCCTATCAGACACTTTTTTTTCTAGCTTGAACAAGGTTATTTCTAGGTTTTTATTTGGACAATTAAATTTTTCAGGGAAGGCAGAATGCAATATTACTCACAATCAAAATCTCATCATCTAGAAATAGTATAAAAACAAAGCTCCTAAAGAATATTTAAGGATCCCTTTTATCCTTTTATAAAAGAATCACCTACAAAAACTAGTATTACTACTTATAAAAAGCTTCAAAATAAAATTTCCCTATTCATTCCAAACCATGGAATCCAACAGGTTAATTGATACTTTTGCGTTTCATAACAGTCTTAATATGTACAAGTCTTTGATCAAACCGGTTCTTTTTCGTTTCAATCCAGAAAAAGCTCATCACCTTACTTTTGGAGCTCTTAAAACACTTCAGAAAATCCCGTTCGGCCTATCCTTGATCAAAGCCATAGGAGCAAAAACTAACAAGCAGTCCACTGAACTTTTTGGAATCAATTTTCCGAACCCAATCGGGTTGGCTGCAGGTCTGGATAAAAATGCGGAAGCCATCGATGCATTTGCAGCGATGGGGTTCGGCTTTGTAGAAATAGGCACGGTGACTCCCAAGCCACAGCCAGGCAATCCACAGCCCAGACTTTTCAGGTTGAAAGAGGATGAAGCGCTAATTAATAGGATGGGCTTCAACAATGACGGGGTACAGGTGGTGAAGGAAAGATTAAAGAAAAGAAAATCAAAGGTGATCGTAGGCGGTAACATTGGCAAGAACAAAGTCACGCCAAATGAAGAAGCTGTTAATGACTATCTGATTTGCTTCAATGAACTATTCGATGAGGTGGACTATTTTGTCGTGAATGTAAGTTCTCCTAACACTCCGGGTCTTCGCGAACTTCAGGAGAAAAAACCTTTGTCCGACATACTGAACCGTCTCATGGAAGAGAATCAAAAGAAACCAAGCCAAAAACCTATTTTGCTCAAAATTGCTCCTGATTTAACAGACGCCCAGCTAGACGACATCATAGAGATCATTGACGAAACTAAAATCCATGGAGTAATCGCAACCAATACTACCATCGATAGATCTGGATTGAAAACGGACAAAGGTGAAATCGAATCCATCGGAAACGGAGGACTAAGCGGGGCACCTGTTCATCAGAGATCCACAGATGTCATTCGATATTTGCACGAAAAGTCTAATGGTTCTTTCCCGATTATCGGAGTAGGCGGCATCAATTCTGCACAGAGAGCCAAAGAAAAGCTAGAGGCAGGAGCCAGTATGATTCAACTCTACAGTGGCTTCATTTACGAGGGACCTGATCTAATCAAAAACATCAGCAAGGCACTCTAAGACTTGCACCTAGATGCATGCCTTTCGGCATGAATTTTTGCTCACAAATTGTTTATTTTACGATTTGAAAATCGACTAATGGCGAAGAATACATATAAAAAACAATCTAAAGAAAAGAAATCCCTGAAGCTGCCCAAAATCTCTATTGGTTTTTTAGGCGATCGAAGACTCCATCTATCTCTCGGTTTTTTGGCACTGATTTCAAGTTTGTTTTTACTGACCGCCTTTATCTCTTACCTATTCACTGGCAAGGCTGACCAAAGCATCATTGGACATGTCATCGATACTGGAGTCAAAAGCTCTGGACAGGAAGCCGAAAACTGGCTTGGGCTTTTTGGAGCCTACGCCTCTCATTATTTCATTTACCAGTACTTCGGAATTGCTTCTTTTTTGATTCCTCCTTTTTTGTTTTTGATTGGATACAAAATCGTCTTCCGAAGAGAAATACTACCTATTTCCAAATCCTTTTACTTCGTTACTTTTTTCTTGCTTTGGGTATCCGTGCTGATTGGCTACTTTATGATCAACTCAGAATCGATCTACGAGTGGGGGTTTCTAGGTGGCGGAACGGGGTATGAAATTGCCGCGCTGATGGATAGCCTGATGGGCTGGGGCACTCTGTTATTCTTGATACTTTCCTTTGTTGTATTCGCAATTTACTTCCTCAACATCACCCAGATGTCTGGATTATCTACTTTGGATCTACCTCGGGACCACTCCATCGATAGTGATCTTGATGAAATAGAGAATTTATCTGAGGATCAAAACGATTTAGATGCTGATCAAGAAGAAGATCTTGATGATGAGGAAATGGTTTTGGTAAAGAAGGAGTCGCCTGAAAAGGATGACATTGCAGCCATGGTAGCTTCGATTAAGGAAGAAGTCGAAGAGGAAGAAGCACTACTAAAAAAACAAACTGAAGAAAGCTGGAATGTAAATACCCCAAAAGCCAACACACCTAAAAAAGAGAAACCAGAACTCGAGCTGGATGTAGACTTACCTCCTACCCCAACACCAAAACCTAAGCCTGCTCCAGAGCCTGAGGAAGAAAAAATCGCTTTCGAGGCAGAACAAAGAACAGAAAAAGAAAAAACCAGCAATCAGCTCGAAAATTATGATCCTACCTTGGATTTGGGCCATTACAAATACCCCAATCCAGAGCTGCTGATCGAATACCCAGACAATGATGTCAGAGTATCAAAAGAAGAATTAGAGCAAAATAAGGATCGTATTGTAGAGACCTTGATCAATTTCAAAATCGGTATCTCAAGTATCAAGGCAACGATTGGACCTACAGTTACACTCTACGAAATCATACCAGAGGCGGGCGTTAAGATCTCAAAAATCAAAAACCTCGAAGATGACATTGCATTGAGCTTGGCTGCCCTCGGTATCAGGATCATCGCACCTATTCCTGGCAAAGGAACAATAGGTATTGAAGTGCCTAACAAGAACCGTGAAATGGTGGACATCAAATCAGTCTTGACCACCGAAAAATTCATGAAGAGCAAGGCAGAACTACCTATCGTTTTAGGTAAAACCATCTCCAATGAGGTTTATGTTACTGATCTTGCCAAGATGCCTCACCTGCTGATGGCAGGTGCTACCGGTCAGGGTAAATCAGTTGGTTTGAATATCATATTGACTTCTCTGGTTTACAAGAAACACCCTTCTCAACTTAAGTTTGTACTGGTTGACCCTAAGAAGGTAGAGCTTACGCTTTTCAACAAAATAGAGAAGCACTTCTTAGCCAAACTTCCGGACACAGATGACGCGATCATTACAGACACAAAAAAGGTAATCTACACCCTCAATTCCTTATGTATTGAGATGGACAATCGATACGACCTATTGAAGGATGCTGGCTGTAGAAACCTAAAAGAGTACAATAAGAAATTCGTCGAAAGAAGGCTTAATCCTAATAAGGGACACAAATTCTTGCCCTATATCGTACTCGTAATCGATGAGCTTGCGGATCTGATGATGACTGCCGGCAAAGAAGTGGAAACTCCTATTGCCCGTTTGGCACAGCTTGCACGTGCGATTGGCATCCATTTGGTGGTGGCGACTCAGCGTCCCTCTGTCAATGTGATTACTGGTGTGATCAAAGCAAACTTCCCGGCTCGTCTTTCTTTCCGAGTTACATCCAAGATCGACTCAAGAACCATTTTAGATGCAGGTGGTGCAGAACAATTGATCGGTATGGGAGACATGTTGTTATCTTTGGGCTCTGATATCATCAGGTTGCAATGTGGATTCGTTGACACACCAGAGGTGGAGCGTATTTGCGAATTCATCGGAGATCAACAGGGATACGAGTCTGCTTACATGCTGCCGGAGTTTGTGGGCGATGAAGGAGATTCAACTGCCGTAGGTGAAGTAGACCTAAAAGATCGAGATACGCTCTTCGACGATGCGGCACGATTGATCGTGATGCATCAGCAAGGCAGCACCTCTTTGATACAAAGAAAATTGAAACTGGGATACAACCGAGCAGGTAGGTTAATTGACCAACTGGAAGCTGCGGGTATCGTAGGCCCCTTCGAAGGCAGCAAGGCCCGAGAGGTATTAGTTTCGGACGAATACAGTTTGGAACAGTTATTGAATGAACTGAACGGACAATAAAATTAGACTTAAAATTCAAACGAAATAAAAATGAAATTATTCACTTCAAGTTTGCTACTCAGCGTCCTGATTTGCACTCAGGTATTCGCTCAAAAAGACCCTAAAGCCAAGAGCATTCTGGATGCAATGAGCCAGAAATACAAGAGCATTCCCTCTTTCACAGCAGATTTTACCTATACCATGGAAAATCCTGAAGAAGACATCAATGAAGGGTTTGAAGGAAAAGTGAATGTCAAAGGTGAAAAATACAAGTTGGCCATGGAAGGCCAGGAGATCATTTTCGATGGAGAAAATGTTTGGACTTACCTTAAAGAAGACAAAGAAGTAACAGTAGCTCCTTACGAAGAAGATGAAGGTGAAATTTCACTATCTAACATCTTTACTTTGTATGAATCTGGATTCAAATACTTGTATTTAGAGTCTAGAGACGGAGGTAAAATTGATGTTGTGGATTTGGTTCCAGAAGATTTGAACAAAAGCTATTTCAAAATCAGAATGCAAATAACAGCTGCCAACAAGGACCTGGTTACTTTCAAAGTATTTGACAAATCAGGAAGTCGCTACGTCTATACCATCACTTCCTTCTCGAAAGACAGCTCTTTAAAAGACTCTGACTTCACTTTCAATACCAAGGCTAATCCAGGCGTAGAGGTAATAGATTTCAGATAAGATCTTTCACGCAAGAAACACCAAAGCTGTCTATATTTATGGACAGCTTTTTTTATATCTTCTTTTGTATGTGTACAATTATTTTCTCC
This is a stretch of genomic DNA from Reichenbachiella ulvae. It encodes these proteins:
- a CDS encoding quinone-dependent dihydroorotate dehydrogenase → MYKSLIKPVLFRFNPEKAHHLTFGALKTLQKIPFGLSLIKAIGAKTNKQSTELFGINFPNPIGLAAGLDKNAEAIDAFAAMGFGFVEIGTVTPKPQPGNPQPRLFRLKEDEALINRMGFNNDGVQVVKERLKKRKSKVIVGGNIGKNKVTPNEEAVNDYLICFNELFDEVDYFVVNVSSPNTPGLRELQEKKPLSDILNRLMEENQKKPSQKPILLKIAPDLTDAQLDDIIEIIDETKIHGVIATNTTIDRSGLKTDKGEIESIGNGGLSGAPVHQRSTDVIRYLHEKSNGSFPIIGVGGINSAQRAKEKLEAGASMIQLYSGFIYEGPDLIKNISKAL
- a CDS encoding DNA translocase FtsK, with product MAKNTYKKQSKEKKSLKLPKISIGFLGDRRLHLSLGFLALISSLFLLTAFISYLFTGKADQSIIGHVIDTGVKSSGQEAENWLGLFGAYASHYFIYQYFGIASFLIPPFLFLIGYKIVFRREILPISKSFYFVTFFLLWVSVLIGYFMINSESIYEWGFLGGGTGYEIAALMDSLMGWGTLLFLILSFVVFAIYFLNITQMSGLSTLDLPRDHSIDSDLDEIENLSEDQNDLDADQEEDLDDEEMVLVKKESPEKDDIAAMVASIKEEVEEEEALLKKQTEESWNVNTPKANTPKKEKPELELDVDLPPTPTPKPKPAPEPEEEKIAFEAEQRTEKEKTSNQLENYDPTLDLGHYKYPNPELLIEYPDNDVRVSKEELEQNKDRIVETLINFKIGISSIKATIGPTVTLYEIIPEAGVKISKIKNLEDDIALSLAALGIRIIAPIPGKGTIGIEVPNKNREMVDIKSVLTTEKFMKSKAELPIVLGKTISNEVYVTDLAKMPHLLMAGATGQGKSVGLNIILTSLVYKKHPSQLKFVLVDPKKVELTLFNKIEKHFLAKLPDTDDAIITDTKKVIYTLNSLCIEMDNRYDLLKDAGCRNLKEYNKKFVERRLNPNKGHKFLPYIVLVIDELADLMMTAGKEVETPIARLAQLARAIGIHLVVATQRPSVNVITGVIKANFPARLSFRVTSKIDSRTILDAGGAEQLIGMGDMLLSLGSDIIRLQCGFVDTPEVERICEFIGDQQGYESAYMLPEFVGDEGDSTAVGEVDLKDRDTLFDDAARLIVMHQQGSTSLIQRKLKLGYNRAGRLIDQLEAAGIVGPFEGSKAREVLVSDEYSLEQLLNELNGQ
- a CDS encoding LolA family protein yields the protein MKLFTSSLLLSVLICTQVFAQKDPKAKSILDAMSQKYKSIPSFTADFTYTMENPEEDINEGFEGKVNVKGEKYKLAMEGQEIIFDGENVWTYLKEDKEVTVAPYEEDEGEISLSNIFTLYESGFKYLYLESRDGGKIDVVDLVPEDLNKSYFKIRMQITAANKDLVTFKVFDKSGSRYVYTITSFSKDSSLKDSDFTFNTKANPGVEVIDFR